In one Vibrio rarus genomic region, the following are encoded:
- a CDS encoding peptidylprolyl isomerase, translating into MARTAHALHILVKHRDKAEDIIKQLKKGAKFQTLARKYSTCPSGKKGGDLGEFRQGQMVPQFDKICFSGETLVPHLVKTKFGWHVVKVLYRT; encoded by the coding sequence ATGGCACGTACAGCCCATGCACTACACATTTTGGTTAAGCATAGAGATAAAGCGGAAGATATTATCAAGCAGCTAAAGAAAGGTGCTAAGTTTCAAACGCTTGCTCGTAAATATTCTACTTGTCCGTCGGGTAAAAAGGGCGGCGATTTAGGTGAGTTTAGACAAGGGCAAATGGTGCCACAGTTTGATAAAATCTGCTTTTCGGGAGAAACCTTGGTTCCTCATTTAGTGAAAACTAAATTTGGTTGGCATGTCGTCAAGGTGCTTTACAGGACATAG
- a CDS encoding AI-2E family transporter, producing MNSSQDFSKHAIDAFIKIIIVGVLLFWCFQILRPFALLVIWGAIIATALFPVVKGIQSKTGLSQGKSSWLLSLCGVMLLVFPAYLVGDSLFSTAGDVYQQVQDGNLQLKAPSESIKSWPVIGDKLYATLLGFSLNLTKALLQYSDQLKDVLGTIASAVGSVGGSVVQFVISLLIAGVFMSNAQSCEKSFHQISVRLAGDYGAQFTQLSVATVRSVVQGVIGVAVIQSLMAGIGLYFAGIPFAGLWMLAVLVVAIIQLPPILALIPALFFAWTTDTTLVAGIFTVWCVLVSASDAILKPMLMGRGTDIPMLVILLGAIGGMAMSGIVGLFVGAVVLAVTHRLFIAWLAQSDSGVNQGSEKP from the coding sequence ATGAACTCTTCGCAAGATTTTTCTAAGCATGCTATCGATGCCTTTATTAAGATAATCATTGTTGGTGTGTTGTTATTTTGGTGCTTTCAAATCTTGAGGCCTTTTGCTTTATTGGTTATTTGGGGAGCGATTATTGCCACAGCCCTTTTTCCTGTGGTCAAAGGTATTCAAAGTAAAACCGGTTTGTCACAAGGTAAGTCCAGTTGGTTGCTTTCGTTGTGTGGGGTAATGTTGTTGGTTTTTCCTGCTTATTTGGTAGGAGATAGCTTGTTTAGTACGGCCGGAGATGTGTACCAGCAAGTACAAGACGGAAATTTACAGCTAAAAGCCCCTTCGGAGAGCATTAAGTCTTGGCCGGTAATCGGTGACAAACTGTACGCAACTTTACTGGGCTTTTCGCTCAATTTAACTAAGGCTTTATTGCAGTATTCTGATCAGTTAAAGGATGTTTTAGGCACCATAGCGTCTGCAGTGGGGAGTGTCGGTGGTAGTGTTGTGCAGTTTGTCATTTCGCTACTTATTGCGGGCGTATTTATGTCCAATGCCCAATCTTGTGAAAAGTCTTTCCATCAAATTTCTGTTCGCTTGGCTGGCGACTATGGCGCTCAGTTTACTCAGTTATCGGTTGCAACGGTGCGCAGTGTGGTGCAAGGCGTTATTGGTGTGGCTGTGATCCAATCATTGATGGCTGGCATTGGTTTGTATTTCGCAGGTATTCCATTTGCTGGATTATGGATGCTTGCTGTTTTGGTGGTGGCCATTATACAGCTTCCCCCCATTTTAGCGTTGATCCCGGCTCTATTTTTTGCGTGGACGACGGATACTACCTTAGTTGCGGGCATATTTACTGTGTGGTGTGTTTTAGTGAGTGCCAGTGATGCAATATTAAAACCCATGCTCATGGGGCGCGGCACAGATATTCCTATGCTAGTGATTTTACTCGGTGCCATTGGTGGCATGGCCATGTCAGGTATCGTGGGGCTATTTGTTGGGGCGGTAGTGCTGGCGGTGACTCACAGATTGTTTATTGCGTGGTTAGCCCAGTCGGATTCTGGCGTTAACCAAGGTAGTGAGAAGCCGTAA
- a CDS encoding potassium channel family protein codes for MSKLSQRDNFLYLFVALVILLAGCAVMEQFFGTGQGVILAGLLFCMSTSILGIDKQKSTTRGWLGFLVVLVFISSLISIFETINLAMLSLVALILFIGQYLKHATKLILTAPEIDRNQIVGSICIYLMMGLWFAFVQLLLLEVLDGGFNGIEYGPWLDNLSKMIYFSFITMTSVGYGAISPSEPLTRFVAYFQAIAGVFYLAILVSSLVSAGLTQKNNS; via the coding sequence ATGAGCAAACTATCGCAGCGAGATAATTTTTTATATTTGTTTGTTGCTCTGGTTATTTTATTGGCTGGATGCGCGGTGATGGAGCAGTTTTTTGGTACTGGGCAGGGCGTGATTTTAGCCGGGCTACTCTTTTGCATGTCGACCTCTATTTTGGGGATAGATAAACAAAAATCCACCACCCGAGGTTGGCTTGGCTTTTTGGTCGTGCTGGTGTTTATTTCGTCTTTGATCTCTATTTTTGAAACGATAAATTTGGCCATGTTGTCGCTGGTGGCGTTAATTCTATTTATTGGCCAGTATCTAAAACATGCGACTAAGCTGATTTTAACTGCGCCAGAAATAGATAGAAATCAAATAGTAGGCTCTATCTGCATCTACTTAATGATGGGCCTGTGGTTTGCTTTTGTGCAGCTATTGTTGCTAGAAGTACTCGACGGTGGATTTAATGGTATTGAATATGGACCTTGGTTAGACAATTTATCTAAGATGATCTATTTCAGCTTTATTACGATGACATCGGTGGGGTATGGTGCCATTTCCCCGAGCGAACCGCTAACGCGATTTGTTGCGTATTTTCAAGCCATTGCCGGTGTGTTTTATCTAGCCATTTTAGTCTCAAGCCTAGTGAGCGCGGGACTCACCCAAAAGAACAACTCTTAA
- a CDS encoding YaeQ family protein — protein MALKPTIYKFRVNLADTNRNQYSDINLTVAKHPSENQVRMMVRLLAFCLNSTEHLTFTKGLSDQDEPDIWELSDIGDILTWIDVGEPSSDRIKKATRKSKHTHIYTFNENKSDVWFGKNQAALRQLNVSITQLDFAPIEALTHALQRTNDLSLMISGHSLFVTLGEVNEEVTLTELQTQE, from the coding sequence TTGGCGCTCAAACCCACAATCTATAAGTTCCGTGTTAACCTTGCAGACACAAATCGCAACCAATATTCTGATATAAACCTCACTGTGGCGAAACACCCGTCTGAAAACCAAGTCAGAATGATGGTTCGCTTGTTGGCTTTTTGCCTCAACAGCACAGAACATTTAACCTTCACTAAAGGGTTATCCGATCAAGATGAGCCTGATATTTGGGAGTTGTCCGATATTGGCGATATATTGACTTGGATTGATGTTGGTGAGCCGTCAAGCGACAGAATAAAAAAAGCGACGCGCAAATCCAAACACACTCATATTTATACTTTTAATGAAAATAAATCCGATGTGTGGTTTGGTAAAAATCAAGCCGCATTGCGCCAGTTAAACGTATCCATTACTCAATTGGATTTTGCTCCTATTGAAGCGTTAACTCACGCACTACAAAGAACGAATGATCTTAGTTTGATGATTTCCGGCCACTCGTTATTTGTCACATTAGGTGAGGTTAACGAAGAAGTAACGCTCACTGAACTACAAACCCAAGAGTAA
- a CDS encoding cold-shock protein: MSNTVTGTVKWFNETKGFGFIQQENGPDVFAHFSAIQGDGFRTLAEGQKVEFVVTTGQKGPQAEQIRAV, encoded by the coding sequence ATGTCAAACACAGTTACTGGCACCGTAAAATGGTTTAACGAAACAAAAGGTTTTGGGTTTATTCAACAAGAAAACGGTCCAGACGTATTCGCTCACTTCTCTGCTATCCAAGGTGACGGTTTCCGCACTCTTGCTGAAGGCCAAAAAGTTGAATTTGTTGTTACTACAGGTCAAAAAGGCCCACAAGCAGAACAAATTCGCGCAGTATAA
- a CDS encoding OsmC family protein: MKASVSWVNDFKFIGESQSGHSIVLDGSGGKTAPSPMELVLIAAGGCSSVDMVDGLKSVNQDVTTCVAKLSGERREIAPRFFTTINIHFEVSGNDLDPAIVAKVAQDSLEKYCSVCLMLDKAVTLTHSWEIV; encoded by the coding sequence ATGAAAGCATCGGTATCTTGGGTTAATGACTTTAAATTTATCGGAGAATCCCAGTCGGGTCATTCCATTGTTTTAGATGGTAGTGGTGGTAAAACCGCACCTAGCCCAATGGAGTTGGTACTTATTGCCGCAGGTGGGTGCAGTTCTGTGGATATGGTGGACGGCTTAAAAAGTGTCAATCAAGATGTTACGACGTGTGTAGCCAAACTCTCTGGTGAGCGCCGCGAGATCGCACCTAGATTTTTTACCACGATTAATATTCACTTTGAAGTTTCAGGAAATGATCTCGATCCTGCGATTGTAGCGAAAGTAGCCCAAGACTCTTTAGAGAAATATTGTTCAGTGTGCTTGATGTTAGATAAGGCAGTAACACTGACACATTCTTGGGAAATTGTATAA
- a CDS encoding putative hemolysin, protein MKKALLLSVMTGTVLLAGCASEPDEYTVKDWDPITSKASMYCVQQNHDIERATENGNRVTYCELSDDEKYDIWEYYYQNHEDERPENQSTTTEPATNA, encoded by the coding sequence ATGAAGAAAGCACTTCTTTTATCTGTAATGACAGGCACTGTGCTACTAGCGGGTTGTGCAAGTGAGCCTGATGAGTACACCGTCAAGGACTGGGATCCAATTACAAGCAAAGCCTCTATGTATTGTGTACAACAAAATCATGATATCGAGCGTGCCACGGAGAATGGTAACCGTGTGACTTATTGTGAATTGTCTGATGATGAAAAGTATGACATTTGGGAATACTACTATCAAAATCATGAAGATGAACGACCAGAGAATCAGTCTACAACAACTGAGCCGGCAACAAACGCATAA
- a CDS encoding NUDIX hydrolase produces the protein MRHLKTVVHPQLTDLASLRIMQRRATRAIVLQGEVILLLYTERYHDYSLPGGGVDEGEDLQAGLVRELEEETGARNIRNIQPFGVFEEYRPWYKDGADVMRMFSYCYTCSVDAQLGAPNFEDYEIKNGMQAVWINIHDAIAHNQRTLSDSDKKGLSIERETFLLHLIAKELL, from the coding sequence ATGCGCCATTTAAAAACCGTCGTTCACCCTCAACTGACCGATCTTGCTAGCCTGCGTATTATGCAAAGGCGTGCCACTCGGGCCATAGTGCTTCAAGGAGAGGTCATCTTGCTACTTTACACTGAGCGTTATCACGATTATTCGTTACCTGGTGGGGGTGTTGATGAAGGTGAAGATCTACAGGCAGGCTTGGTACGTGAACTTGAAGAGGAGACAGGGGCGAGAAACATACGCAATATCCAACCCTTTGGTGTGTTTGAAGAGTATCGTCCTTGGTATAAAGACGGTGCCGACGTCATGCGTATGTTCTCTTATTGTTATACCTGTAGTGTAGACGCTCAACTAGGAGCGCCTAATTTTGAAGATTATGAGATAAAAAATGGCATGCAGGCCGTGTGGATTAATATTCATGATGCGATTGCGCATAATCAACGAACCCTATCAGACAGTGATAAAAAAGGTCTCAGCATTGAACGAGAAACGTTTTTACTGCATTTGATAGCGAAAGAGCTATTATGA
- a CDS encoding ion transporter: MSIHLRQAKHELGPLQFLTLVLSVYVLLALFVENAFQLDPDTRELLSTIDSLVCMVFLTDFLHRFHRAPNKMAFMKWGWIDLLSSIPMVDALRYGRFIHLVRFLRMLKAIRSTKIILYYLFHNRREGTFSIVASISVLVVIFGAIGILQFEKGLAESNIQNASDALWWSFVTITTVGYGDYYPVTPQGRAVAAVLMTAGVGLFGTFTGLVANWFMTEEDQQASQNEAKERKELKRELDALHSEIDELKQLIRNQKS; this comes from the coding sequence ATGAGCATACACTTAAGACAAGCAAAACATGAGCTTGGCCCGCTGCAATTTTTAACCTTAGTTCTGTCAGTCTATGTATTGTTGGCACTATTTGTTGAAAATGCCTTTCAGCTTGATCCTGATACCAGAGAACTGCTTTCAACCATAGATAGCTTAGTGTGTATGGTATTTTTAACGGATTTTCTGCATCGTTTTCATCGAGCCCCTAATAAAATGGCCTTTATGAAATGGGGCTGGATTGATCTTCTTTCGAGTATCCCAATGGTGGACGCTTTACGTTATGGCCGTTTTATTCACCTAGTCCGGTTTTTGCGTATGCTAAAAGCCATTCGCTCGACCAAAATCATCCTCTATTATTTATTCCATAACCGCCGTGAAGGCACCTTTTCCATCGTCGCCAGTATCTCTGTACTGGTGGTTATCTTTGGCGCAATTGGTATCTTGCAGTTTGAAAAGGGCTTAGCTGAGTCCAATATCCAAAATGCCAGCGATGCACTTTGGTGGTCATTTGTGACTATTACCACAGTAGGTTACGGAGATTACTACCCTGTCACACCACAAGGTAGAGCGGTAGCCGCCGTATTAATGACCGCAGGAGTGGGCCTATTTGGTACCTTTACTGGGCTTGTGGCCAATTGGTTTATGACCGAAGAAGATCAGCAAGCTAGCCAAAATGAAGCCAAAGAACGTAAAGAATTAAAACGGGAGCTTGATGCTCTACATAGTGAAATTGATGAGCTCAAGCAATTGATTAGAAACCAAAAATCATAA
- a CDS encoding heavy metal-binding domain-containing protein → MLMTTTPSIEGKHIVHYHGVMSGEVILGANFLKDMFAGIRDFVGGRSGTYEKELERARTIAMQELQQKAQDMGANAIVGIDIDYQVLGKDNGMLMVSATGTAVTIN, encoded by the coding sequence ATGTTAATGACGACTACCCCTTCCATTGAAGGTAAACACATTGTTCACTATCACGGCGTGATGTCTGGTGAGGTTATTTTAGGAGCCAACTTTCTTAAAGATATGTTCGCAGGTATACGTGATTTCGTCGGCGGACGTTCAGGGACTTATGAAAAAGAATTAGAGCGAGCTCGTACCATTGCCATGCAAGAGTTACAGCAAAAAGCCCAAGATATGGGCGCTAATGCCATCGTAGGTATTGATATCGACTACCAAGTTTTAGGTAAAGATAACGGCATGCTTATGGTCAGTGCTACAGGCACTGCTGTTACAATTAACTAG
- a CDS encoding LysR family transcriptional regulator: protein MKTTQLMALLPDLATYTLVVQQGNFTNAANRLAMTPSAVSKTITRLEKALAVKLIERTTRTLRITEEGQKVYDQATKMLGAAEQAVELSSASHTQAQGSILISAPEAFLSSVLQPLILDFLKKYPKIQIKARAIDGAVDFHKQGIDIAFKLTDLPDEQLILKELGQTRLLLCASKPYLMKHGHPSHPSDLIHHNCLYLAETEHDNIWTFHKEEQSQSVTVQGRYAVNQAQLRFDGVKNHLGIGLFHDFVVENALQHGEVVQVLDDWTVTSNHHGSVLMQYAQTQYMPARLRLFIDFINHALG from the coding sequence ATGAAAACAACTCAACTGATGGCGCTGTTACCCGATTTAGCCACTTATACGCTAGTGGTTCAACAAGGCAATTTTACCAATGCAGCCAATAGGTTAGCTATGACTCCTTCAGCGGTATCCAAAACGATTACCCGCCTAGAAAAGGCGCTTGCTGTCAAACTGATTGAGCGTACTACCCGTACTCTTCGCATCACAGAAGAAGGCCAAAAAGTCTATGACCAAGCCACAAAAATGCTCGGAGCAGCAGAACAAGCAGTAGAGTTGTCGTCAGCCAGTCATACTCAGGCGCAGGGAAGCATTCTAATTTCCGCTCCTGAGGCGTTTTTATCGTCGGTATTACAACCTTTAATTCTTGATTTTCTAAAAAAATATCCAAAGATACAGATCAAAGCAAGAGCCATTGACGGCGCAGTAGATTTTCATAAACAAGGTATTGATATTGCGTTCAAACTGACGGATTTGCCAGATGAACAGTTAATACTAAAAGAGCTGGGTCAAACCCGCTTATTACTGTGTGCCTCAAAACCTTACTTGATGAAGCACGGTCACCCTAGCCACCCTAGCGATCTTATTCATCATAACTGTTTGTATTTGGCCGAAACGGAACATGACAACATTTGGACGTTTCACAAAGAAGAACAATCACAATCGGTTACTGTTCAAGGAAGATACGCCGTAAACCAAGCGCAACTTAGGTTTGATGGCGTAAAGAATCACTTAGGTATAGGCTTATTCCATGACTTTGTTGTTGAAAACGCTCTGCAGCATGGCGAGGTGGTACAAGTTCTCGACGATTGGACGGTAACCAGTAATCATCATGGAAGTGTACTAATGCAATATGCACAAACCCAATATATGCCCGCTAGGCTCAGGTTATTTATTGACTTCATTAATCATGCCCTGGGTTAA
- a CDS encoding glycine C-acetyltransferase, whose product MSSAFYKQIQQQIEEVKTEGLYKSERVITSQQQASVSISTGKDVLNFCANNYLGLANHPELIKAAQTGMDEYGFGMASVRFICGTQDIHKQLEAKLSAFLGTEDTILYTSCFDANAGLFETILGKEDAIISDALNHASIIDGVRLCKAMRFRYSNNNMQELEQQLIAADEAGARHKLIVTDGVFSMDGVVANLPAICDLADKYNALVMVDDSHAVGFMGETGAGTHDYHNVMDRIDIITGTLGKAMGGASGGYTSGKKEVIDWLRQRSRPYLFSNSVAPAIVSASLRVLDLLQESSDIRAHLWDNASHFRTRMEEAGFTMGGADHAIIPIMLGDAKVAAEFAERALEKGIYVVGFSFPVVPKGQARIRTQMSAAHTREQLDRAIDAFIEVGHDMGLIK is encoded by the coding sequence ATGTCTTCAGCGTTTTATAAGCAAATTCAGCAACAAATCGAAGAAGTAAAAACGGAAGGCTTATACAAGTCTGAGCGTGTTATCACATCGCAACAACAAGCTTCCGTTTCTATCTCTACTGGCAAAGATGTACTGAACTTCTGTGCAAATAACTACTTAGGCCTAGCCAATCACCCTGAGCTTATTAAAGCGGCTCAAACAGGTATGGATGAATACGGCTTTGGTATGGCATCAGTACGCTTTATTTGTGGTACTCAGGACATTCACAAACAGCTTGAAGCAAAACTTTCTGCTTTCTTAGGAACAGAAGACACCATTCTTTATACTTCTTGCTTCGATGCAAACGCAGGATTATTTGAAACGATTTTAGGTAAAGAAGACGCGATTATTTCCGATGCACTTAACCACGCTTCTATTATTGATGGTGTGCGTTTATGTAAAGCAATGCGTTTTCGTTACTCAAATAACAACATGCAAGAGCTTGAGCAACAATTGATTGCCGCTGATGAAGCGGGTGCTCGCCATAAACTTATCGTAACTGATGGCGTTTTCTCAATGGATGGTGTGGTAGCTAATCTTCCAGCTATCTGTGACTTGGCAGACAAGTACAATGCATTAGTGATGGTGGATGATTCTCACGCTGTTGGCTTTATGGGTGAAACAGGTGCAGGTACTCACGATTACCACAATGTGATGGATCGCATCGATATCATTACTGGTACGCTGGGTAAAGCAATGGGGGGCGCTTCAGGCGGTTACACTTCTGGTAAGAAAGAAGTGATCGACTGGTTACGCCAACGCTCTCGTCCTTACTTGTTCTCAAACTCTGTGGCTCCGGCAATTGTATCTGCCTCACTGCGCGTACTGGATCTTCTACAAGAAAGTAGCGATATTCGTGCACACCTTTGGGATAACGCATCACATTTCCGCACTCGTATGGAAGAAGCGGGCTTCACTATGGGGGGCGCAGATCACGCTATCATCCCAATTATGCTTGGTGACGCAAAAGTGGCCGCAGAATTTGCGGAACGCGCTTTAGAAAAAGGCATTTACGTGGTTGGCTTCTCTTTCCCTGTAGTGCCAAAAGGCCAAGCGCGTATTCGTACTCAAATGTCTGCAGCACATACTCGTGAACAACTAGACCGCGCTATCGATGCCTTTATTGAGGTCGGTCATGACATGGGATTGATCAAGTAA
- the tdh gene encoding L-threonine 3-dehydrogenase — protein sequence MKIKALSKLKPEEGIWMNEVDMPEMGHNDILIKIKKTAICGTDVHIYNWDTWSQNTIPVPMVVGHEYVGEIVAIGQEVRGFEVGDRVSGEGHITCGHCRNCRGGRTHLCRNTIGVGVNRTGAFAEYLVIPAFNAFKIPDGISDDLASIFDPFGNAVHTALSFDLVGEDVLITGAGPIGIMAAAVAKHVGARHVVITDVNEYRLDLARQMGVTRAVNVAKENLKDVMAELNMTEGFDVGLEMSGVQAAFSSMLETMNHGGRVALLGIPPSDMGIDWNQVIFKGLVIKGIYGREMFETWYKMASLIQSGLDLTPIITHHFKVDDFQKGFDAMRSGASGKVILDWE from the coding sequence ATGAAAATTAAAGCACTGTCAAAACTTAAGCCTGAAGAAGGCATTTGGATGAATGAAGTGGATATGCCAGAAATGGGGCATAACGACATTCTGATCAAAATTAAGAAAACCGCCATTTGTGGTACAGACGTACATATTTATAATTGGGATACTTGGTCGCAAAATACCATTCCCGTCCCTATGGTTGTCGGCCATGAATATGTGGGTGAAATTGTCGCCATTGGTCAAGAAGTCCGTGGATTTGAAGTGGGCGACCGCGTTTCAGGTGAAGGCCATATTACTTGTGGACATTGCCGCAACTGTCGTGGCGGTCGTACTCACCTTTGTCGTAATACGATAGGGGTTGGTGTGAACCGTACTGGTGCGTTTGCGGAGTACTTAGTGATCCCTGCGTTTAATGCATTCAAAATCCCAGATGGCATCTCTGATGATCTTGCCTCTATTTTTGACCCGTTTGGTAATGCAGTACATACCGCATTGTCATTTGATCTTGTTGGCGAAGACGTATTAATTACGGGCGCAGGCCCAATTGGTATTATGGCTGCCGCTGTTGCCAAGCATGTAGGGGCTCGTCATGTCGTGATTACAGATGTGAACGAATATCGTCTCGATCTTGCTCGTCAAATGGGCGTAACACGCGCGGTTAACGTGGCAAAAGAAAATTTAAAAGACGTTATGGCTGAGCTTAATATGACGGAAGGCTTTGATGTTGGCCTTGAAATGTCCGGCGTACAAGCAGCATTCAGCTCTATGCTAGAAACCATGAATCACGGTGGTCGCGTTGCACTGTTAGGTATTCCACCGTCAGACATGGGTATTGATTGGAACCAAGTGATCTTTAAAGGTTTAGTCATCAAAGGGATTTATGGTCGTGAGATGTTCGAGACATGGTATAAGATGGCAAGCTTGATTCAATCAGGCCTAGATCTAACGCCAATTATCACACATCACTTTAAAGTTGATGACTTCCAAAAAGGCTTTGACGCTATGCGTAGCGGGGCTTCTGGTAAAGTTATCCTTGATTGGGAATAA
- a CDS encoding DUF3820 family protein, with the protein MLDKENIVKLARMKMPFGKYAGRVLIDLPEEYLLWFQNKAQWPSGELGQLLQLCLALKVEGLDSVVKPLK; encoded by the coding sequence GTGTTAGATAAAGAGAATATAGTCAAATTGGCACGAATGAAAATGCCATTTGGAAAATACGCAGGGCGTGTATTAATTGACCTTCCTGAAGAGTACCTACTGTGGTTTCAAAACAAAGCTCAATGGCCGTCCGGCGAGTTAGGGCAACTACTCCAATTATGTTTGGCATTAAAAGTGGAAGGGCTAGACTCTGTGGTGAAGCCACTGAAATAA
- the yghU gene encoding glutathione-dependent disulfide-bond oxidoreductase, which produces MSQPYVPPAVWTNDSNGNNKWANINSPESGARFEHDLPEGQHPLQLYSLGTPNGQKVTIMLEELLALGIKEAEYDAYLINIGESDQFSSGFVAVNPNSKIPALVDKSGEKPVNVFESASILMHLAEKFAHFLPPSGPQRTQTLNWLFWAQGSAPFLGGGFGHFYAYADEKQEYPINRFAMEAKRQLDVLDKQLAQNAFVSGDSFTIADMAIWPWYGNLVLGKLYDAAQFLQVESYSHVMRWAKMIEQREGVQRGRIVNRAFGEVWEQLPERHCAEDIDKILQLRP; this is translated from the coding sequence ATGAGTCAACCCTATGTACCCCCAGCAGTTTGGACCAATGACAGTAATGGCAACAATAAATGGGCCAACATAAATAGCCCCGAATCCGGTGCACGCTTTGAGCACGATTTGCCAGAAGGTCAGCATCCACTTCAGCTTTACTCTTTAGGTACACCTAATGGACAAAAAGTGACCATTATGCTGGAGGAGTTATTAGCGTTAGGCATTAAGGAAGCGGAATATGATGCTTACCTAATTAATATTGGTGAATCTGATCAGTTTTCATCGGGCTTTGTGGCGGTGAATCCTAATTCAAAAATCCCAGCGTTGGTCGATAAAAGTGGCGAAAAGCCGGTTAATGTGTTCGAGTCGGCATCTATATTGATGCACTTGGCGGAAAAATTCGCTCATTTTCTACCTCCGTCGGGCCCGCAAAGAACGCAGACATTGAATTGGCTATTTTGGGCTCAAGGTTCTGCGCCATTTTTGGGGGGAGGCTTTGGCCATTTTTATGCCTATGCCGATGAGAAACAAGAGTACCCGATTAATCGATTTGCCATGGAAGCAAAACGTCAACTGGATGTGTTAGATAAACAATTAGCGCAGAATGCATTTGTTTCTGGGGATAGTTTTACTATCGCAGATATGGCCATTTGGCCTTGGTATGGCAACCTAGTGCTGGGGAAACTCTACGATGCTGCGCAATTTTTGCAGGTTGAGTCGTATTCTCATGTGATGCGATGGGCAAAAATGATCGAACAAAGAGAAGGCGTACAACGAGGCCGTATCGTAAATCGCGCTTTTGGTGAAGTGTGGGAACAACTTCCCGAGCGACACTGTGCTGAAGATATTGATAAGATTTTGCAGTTGCGCCCTTAA